A part of Maridesulfovibrio hydrothermalis AM13 = DSM 14728 genomic DNA contains:
- a CDS encoding 4Fe-4S dicluster domain-containing protein — MAQAKFIKKESLAAWLEELGKQHEVLAPRFEGDSIIFRPYDADKGFFIEREATAPPKKAIFPQSEILMKYSHIKDLENPEKIALDVRENIPDSSWVVFGGRPCDARGFTMFDRVYITDKNVDVYYKARRENTFFITLACEKGESTCFCNWVGSGPSDPTGSDILMVPVENGYYLEAVSDRGEALLTSPLLEDGSAKQAASEKFRADADKTMGEAKDISKSPEKLLEVFDNMDFWEEQSAKCISCGACTYLCPTCYCFNVTDEGDGISGARIRSWDNCMSSMFTMEASGHNPRPTKAHRLKNRVGHKFSYYPDLHDGVISCCGCGRCIKSCPVGVDIRELVLNAIACKPSEEEAAND; from the coding sequence ATGGCGCAGGCAAAATTCATAAAAAAAGAAAGTCTAGCGGCCTGGCTGGAAGAACTGGGAAAGCAGCATGAAGTGCTCGCCCCCAGATTTGAGGGCGACTCAATAATCTTCCGCCCCTATGATGCTGATAAAGGTTTCTTCATTGAGCGCGAAGCTACCGCCCCTCCCAAGAAGGCGATATTCCCTCAAAGTGAAATCCTGATGAAATACAGCCACATAAAAGACCTTGAGAATCCCGAGAAGATTGCTCTTGATGTAAGGGAGAATATTCCCGATTCATCATGGGTTGTTTTCGGCGGACGTCCCTGTGACGCACGCGGATTCACCATGTTCGACCGTGTTTATATAACAGATAAAAATGTCGACGTTTATTACAAAGCGCGCAGAGAGAACACCTTTTTTATCACGCTTGCCTGTGAAAAAGGTGAATCTACCTGTTTCTGTAACTGGGTAGGAAGCGGACCATCCGATCCGACCGGTTCTGATATACTCATGGTTCCTGTTGAAAACGGGTACTACCTCGAAGCGGTCAGCGATCGCGGCGAAGCACTCCTCACAAGCCCGCTTCTTGAAGACGGCAGCGCCAAACAGGCTGCATCTGAAAAGTTCAGAGCTGATGCGGATAAGACCATGGGAGAAGCCAAAGACATTTCCAAAAGCCCCGAAAAGCTGCTGGAAGTATTTGATAACATGGACTTCTGGGAAGAGCAGTCAGCCAAATGCATCAGCTGCGGAGCCTGCACCTACCTCTGTCCGACCTGTTACTGCTTCAACGTAACTGATGAAGGCGACGGAATCTCCGGTGCACGCATCAGGAGCTGGGATAATTGCATGTCTTCCATGTTCACTATGGAAGCAAGCGGTCATAATCCCCGCCCCACCAAAGCTCACCGTCTCAAAAACAGAGTCGGTCACAAATTCAGCTACTATCCGGACCTGCATGATGGAGTTATCTCCTGCTGCGGTTGCGGACGCTGCATCAAGAGCTGCCCTGTCGGCGTAGACATCAGGGAACTCGTACTGAACGCAATCGCCTGCAAGCCCAGCGAAGAGGAGGCCGCAAATGACTAG
- a CDS encoding CoB--CoM heterodisulfide reductase iron-sulfur subunit A family protein, whose amino-acid sequence MKIGVFVCHCGTNIEGTVDTAAVAAAAREFPGVVFATDTMYACSEPGQDGIIDAIKDHKLDGVVVASCTPRMHEPTFRRTLERAGLNRYLFEMANIREHVSWIGKDREANTNKSVDLVRMAAAKLLNNKPLFSKSFDVNKKVMIVGGGVAGIQAALDCADGGLDVILVEKESSIGGKMAKLDKTFPTVDCSSCVLGPRMVDVAQHPNITLHAYSEIEEVNGYVGNFEIKIKKKASYVNWDLCTGCGICMDKCPSKKADDPFNEDLAKTRSINIPFPQAIPKKAVIDPNFCMKLIKDKCGVCAKVCPSEAIDYNQKDEFITEKVGAVVAATGFDLFDWTVYGEYGGGQYPDVITSLQYERMLSASGPSEGHIKRPSDGKEPKNVVFIQCVGSRDKSVGRPYCSGFCCMYTAKQSILTKDHIPDSQSYVFYMDIRAPGKMYDEFTRRAMEEYGARYIRGRVSMIYPQGDKLIVRGADTLMGDQVEIDADLVVLAVGAEAAVGATDLAKKLRISYDSYGFFMEGHPKLKPVETNTAGVFLAGACQGPKDIPASVAQGSAAAAKVLSMFAKDQLESDPQVSVVDIKRCIGCGKCISTCPFGAIKEIDFRGMPKAEVIETICQGCGICTSTCPQGAVQLQHFTDNQILAEVNAICRF is encoded by the coding sequence ATGAAAATCGGAGTCTTTGTCTGCCATTGCGGGACAAATATCGAGGGAACCGTTGATACTGCTGCAGTTGCTGCGGCGGCGCGGGAATTCCCCGGTGTTGTTTTCGCAACAGATACAATGTACGCCTGCTCCGAACCCGGACAGGACGGAATAATTGATGCAATTAAAGACCATAAACTCGACGGTGTAGTTGTAGCATCCTGCACACCCAGAATGCATGAACCCACTTTCCGCAGAACTCTGGAAAGAGCGGGACTCAATCGCTACCTTTTCGAGATGGCCAATATCAGGGAACATGTTTCCTGGATCGGCAAAGACCGTGAAGCCAATACCAACAAGTCAGTAGACCTGGTACGTATGGCCGCGGCAAAACTGCTCAACAATAAGCCTTTGTTCTCCAAGTCCTTTGACGTGAACAAAAAAGTCATGATCGTCGGCGGCGGTGTTGCCGGTATTCAGGCAGCACTGGACTGCGCTGACGGCGGACTTGACGTAATACTGGTGGAAAAAGAATCATCCATCGGTGGTAAAATGGCAAAACTGGATAAAACATTCCCTACTGTGGACTGCTCCAGTTGTGTTCTCGGCCCCCGTATGGTTGATGTTGCCCAGCACCCCAATATCACTCTTCACGCTTATTCAGAAATTGAAGAAGTAAACGGGTACGTGGGTAACTTCGAAATCAAGATCAAGAAAAAAGCCAGCTACGTTAACTGGGATCTTTGTACCGGTTGCGGAATCTGCATGGATAAATGTCCAAGTAAAAAAGCTGACGATCCCTTTAACGAAGATCTTGCGAAAACCAGATCCATCAATATCCCCTTCCCGCAGGCCATCCCCAAAAAAGCGGTGATTGACCCGAACTTCTGCATGAAGCTTATCAAAGACAAATGCGGAGTTTGCGCCAAGGTCTGCCCCTCGGAAGCAATCGATTATAACCAGAAAGACGAATTCATCACCGAAAAAGTAGGCGCAGTTGTTGCCGCTACCGGTTTTGACCTCTTTGACTGGACTGTATACGGTGAATACGGCGGCGGTCAGTACCCCGACGTAATCACCTCCCTGCAATATGAACGTATGCTTTCCGCCTCCGGCCCCTCTGAAGGACATATCAAGCGTCCCTCCGATGGAAAAGAGCCAAAGAACGTTGTATTCATCCAGTGTGTCGGTTCAAGAGATAAATCTGTAGGCCGTCCGTACTGCTCAGGCTTCTGCTGCATGTACACCGCCAAACAGTCCATCCTGACCAAAGACCACATCCCCGATTCCCAGTCCTATGTATTTTATATGGATATCCGCGCTCCGGGAAAAATGTATGACGAGTTCACCCGCAGAGCCATGGAAGAATACGGCGCACGGTACATCCGCGGCCGCGTATCCATGATCTATCCTCAAGGGGACAAACTGATCGTTCGAGGCGCCGACACCCTTATGGGTGATCAGGTGGAGATCGATGCTGATCTGGTAGTACTTGCAGTCGGCGCAGAAGCCGCTGTGGGCGCAACTGATCTGGCTAAAAAGCTTCGTATCTCTTACGACTCATACGGCTTCTTCATGGAAGGGCATCCGAAACTCAAACCTGTGGAAACCAACACCGCCGGTGTTTTTCTTGCCGGAGCATGTCAGGGACCAAAAGATATCCCTGCTTCTGTTGCTCAGGGCAGCGCGGCTGCGGCGAAAGTACTCTCCATGTTCGCCAAAGATCAGCTTGAAAGCGACCCGCAGGTTTCTGTCGTTGATATCAAACGCTGCATCGGTTGCGGCAAATGCATAAGCACATGTCCGTTCGGAGCTATTAAAGAAATAGATTTCCGCGGCATGCCTAAAGCAGAAGTGATTGAAACAATTTGTCAGGGTTGCGGTATCTGCACATCCACCTGTCCGCAGGGCGCAGTGCAGCTTCAGCATTTTACTGACAACCAGATTCTTGCGGAGGTTAACGCAATATGCCGGTTCTAG
- a CDS encoding 4Fe-4S dicluster domain-containing protein, with translation MKNLEDLKKHIREALPELDAVIGWTDSFDPLHATPHFMRRDEDIDKLKVDALCVHNLATYLPGLKGKKTGIVVKGCDSRSVVELLQENLINREDVTIFGFGCNGVVDQTKIRRIVGDVGNVEACELSDKEIVITVAGAKHTIALNDALSDKCITCRYPNAVLCDQFAGEEVKATATFEDGYKDVEEFEAKSTEEKFAFWLGEMDRCIRCYACRNACPMCVCRDHCVAQSRDPHWLSQEAHVRDKWMFQVIHAYHLAGRCTECGECQRACPVDIPILLFKKKFNKEIKDVFDYEAGLDPEATPPLLTFKNDEEKIKERDW, from the coding sequence GTGAAAAATCTGGAAGATCTGAAAAAACACATCAGGGAAGCCCTGCCGGAGCTGGATGCGGTGATAGGCTGGACGGACAGTTTTGATCCGCTTCACGCCACCCCCCATTTCATGCGCAGGGATGAAGATATTGATAAATTAAAAGTAGACGCACTTTGCGTTCATAACCTCGCCACCTACCTGCCCGGCCTTAAAGGCAAAAAAACAGGTATTGTGGTCAAGGGCTGTGACAGCCGCTCTGTGGTGGAACTGCTTCAGGAAAACCTCATCAACCGCGAAGATGTTACCATCTTCGGATTCGGTTGCAACGGAGTTGTGGATCAGACCAAAATCCGCAGGATCGTCGGTGATGTAGGCAACGTTGAAGCATGCGAGCTTAGCGACAAGGAAATAGTGATTACTGTTGCCGGCGCAAAGCACACCATTGCTTTAAACGATGCACTTTCTGATAAATGTATCACCTGCCGCTACCCCAACGCCGTTCTCTGCGACCAGTTTGCTGGAGAAGAAGTTAAAGCTACAGCCACTTTTGAAGACGGCTACAAGGATGTGGAAGAGTTTGAAGCCAAGTCCACCGAAGAGAAGTTTGCCTTCTGGCTCGGGGAAATGGACCGCTGTATCCGCTGCTATGCCTGCCGCAACGCATGCCCCATGTGTGTATGCCGCGACCACTGCGTAGCCCAGAGCCGCGATCCGCACTGGCTGAGTCAGGAAGCCCATGTCCGTGATAAGTGGATGTTTCAGGTTATTCATGCCTACCATCTTGCCGGACGTTGCACCGAATGCGGTGAATGTCAGCGGGCCTGTCCGGTAGACATTCCCATCCTGCTTTTTAAGAAGAAGTTTAATAAAGAAATTAAAGACGTCTTCGATTACGAAGCAGGGCTTGATCCTGAAGCAACACCTCCGCTCCTTACCTTCAAGAATGACGAAGAAAAGATCAAAGAGAGGGACTGGTAA
- a CDS encoding FAD/NAD(P)-binding protein, with amino-acid sequence MTSNPYLPAMATIQEVIDETPNIKTFRVTLNNPEMKKNFAFEPGQVGQLSAFGIGEATFVINSSPTRMDYLQFSVMRTGEVTSQLHTLSAGDQIGVRAPLGNAFPYQDMKGKDIVFVGGGIGMAPLRTLLYFMLDNRDDYGKITLLYGARSPVDMAFSYELPEWMEREDLDTHLTIDAEYEGWEHNVGLIPNVLLDINPPAKNAVAVTCGPPIMIKFTVQALAKLGFKDNQIYTTLEKRMKCGIGICGRCNIGTSYVCQDGPVYTYEQLKKLPNEM; translated from the coding sequence ATGACTAGCAATCCTTATCTTCCGGCAATGGCGACCATTCAGGAAGTCATTGACGAAACACCGAATATTAAAACATTCCGGGTGACACTGAATAATCCGGAAATGAAAAAGAACTTCGCATTCGAACCCGGTCAGGTCGGACAGCTGTCCGCCTTCGGTATAGGTGAAGCCACCTTTGTAATCAACTCCTCCCCTACCCGCATGGACTACCTTCAGTTCAGTGTCATGCGCACAGGTGAGGTGACCAGTCAGCTCCACACTCTAAGTGCCGGAGATCAGATCGGAGTACGCGCCCCGCTGGGTAACGCCTTCCCCTATCAGGATATGAAAGGGAAAGACATCGTCTTTGTCGGCGGTGGTATCGGTATGGCCCCGCTGCGCACTCTGCTCTACTTTATGCTGGACAACCGTGATGATTACGGAAAAATAACTTTGCTCTACGGAGCAAGGTCGCCTGTGGATATGGCGTTCAGCTATGAACTGCCGGAATGGATGGAGCGCGAGGACCTCGACACCCATCTGACCATTGATGCGGAATATGAAGGCTGGGAGCACAATGTGGGACTTATCCCCAACGTGCTGCTGGATATTAACCCTCCTGCCAAAAATGCTGTGGCTGTAACCTGCGGCCCGCCGATCATGATTAAGTTCACTGTACAGGCCCTTGCCAAGCTGGGCTTCAAGGACAACCAGATCTACACTACTCTTGAAAAACGTATGAAGTGTGGTATTGGTATATGTGGACGTTGTAACATCGGAACCAGCTACGTGTGTCAGGATGGCCCTGTCTACACCTATGAGCAGCTTAAAAAACTGCCCAACGAGATGTAA
- a CDS encoding hydrogenase iron-sulfur subunit: MPVLEGKELRIVGFLCNWCSYGGADTAGVGRFDQPTDLRIIKVPCSGRIDPLFIVKTLMSGADGVLVSGCHPNDCHYAEGNFYARRRLEMLKRFIPMLGIDPERFDYTWVSASEGQRWQEVVTKFTEQIHKLGPAQKIAGAEAEETLKLMEASL, encoded by the coding sequence ATGCCGGTTCTAGAAGGTAAAGAACTCAGAATCGTCGGTTTTCTCTGCAACTGGTGTTCCTACGGCGGTGCGGATACCGCAGGCGTAGGAAGGTTCGACCAGCCGACTGATTTAAGAATTATAAAGGTTCCCTGTTCAGGGCGAATAGATCCTCTGTTTATCGTGAAGACTCTCATGTCCGGTGCGGACGGAGTGCTTGTTTCCGGTTGTCACCCTAACGACTGCCATTATGCGGAAGGCAACTTCTATGCCCGCCGCAGACTTGAAATGCTCAAACGGTTCATTCCTATGCTGGGAATCGATCCGGAGCGTTTTGACTATACCTGGGTTTCGGCCTCGGAAGGTCAGCGCTGGCAGGAAGTTGTGACCAAGTTCACCGAGCAGATTCACAAGCTCGGTCCTGCTCAGAAAATTGCCGGGGCAGAAGCCGAAGAGACACTCAAATTGATGGAAGCCTCCCTCTAA